In one Novosphingobium humi genomic region, the following are encoded:
- a CDS encoding amidohydrolase family protein: MSEGQGFAPLGTPVSREDLLLKGGHVLTMDPGIGDLPKGDVLILDGEIAQVAPGIDRSDIRVIDATGMVVQPGFVETHWHMWNSLWRGLAHEAAGYFGLHRLAMAYTAEDHYLAVGYAAAEAIAAGVTTCHNWSNALRGPEDAVCQAQALADVGIRARFGYGHLTGMGLGPVDQTVLQNMAACLSDISVDGLIDLGIVCHDANHLRTEVEAARALGLRTIAPHADLSGAIDLLGPEFIFTHGPGTPDAFLQLLAAKRVKIGLCPATDPLIGAGLPPIMRFLAAGTPFEDIGFSVDVTCQAAADPFAAMRTIMYAARIAQKNGASFQEIIFTPADPADPANGLMTPRQLLQLATINGARVLGLEERIGSLTPGKRADVILIRTDDGNMLPDPDVNIAFQLVQHAQPANVDTVIVDGRILKSAGRLTGMDHRALARRAAKAQASLRHRGAMPLPDMTI; the protein is encoded by the coding sequence ATGAGTGAAGGCCAAGGTTTTGCCCCGTTGGGCACGCCAGTGTCGAGGGAAGACTTGCTGCTGAAGGGCGGCCATGTCCTGACCATGGATCCCGGCATTGGCGACCTGCCGAAAGGCGACGTGTTGATCCTTGACGGCGAGATCGCGCAGGTGGCTCCCGGCATCGATAGATCCGATATCCGCGTGATCGATGCCACCGGGATGGTGGTGCAGCCAGGTTTTGTCGAAACCCATTGGCATATGTGGAACAGTCTGTGGCGCGGCCTTGCGCATGAGGCGGCGGGCTATTTCGGGCTGCATCGCCTCGCGATGGCCTATACCGCCGAGGATCATTATCTGGCGGTAGGCTATGCTGCGGCCGAGGCGATCGCGGCCGGTGTTACGACCTGCCATAACTGGTCCAATGCCCTTCGCGGCCCGGAGGATGCGGTTTGTCAGGCTCAGGCCCTCGCGGACGTCGGCATAAGGGCGCGATTCGGCTATGGCCATCTGACAGGGATGGGGCTGGGGCCGGTTGATCAGACCGTCTTGCAGAATATGGCAGCATGCCTGTCGGACATCAGCGTCGATGGGCTGATCGACCTCGGGATCGTTTGCCACGACGCGAACCATCTGCGCACAGAGGTCGAAGCCGCGCGCGCGCTTGGGCTCCGGACGATTGCGCCGCATGCCGATCTGTCTGGAGCCATTGATCTGCTCGGCCCCGAGTTCATCTTTACCCATGGGCCCGGCACGCCCGACGCATTCCTGCAATTGCTCGCGGCCAAGCGGGTGAAGATCGGCTTGTGCCCCGCCACTGATCCGCTCATCGGTGCCGGTCTGCCGCCTATCATGCGCTTTCTGGCGGCCGGCACGCCATTCGAGGACATCGGCTTTTCGGTCGATGTCACGTGTCAGGCCGCGGCTGATCCCTTTGCCGCGATGCGGACGATCATGTATGCGGCCCGTATCGCCCAGAAGAATGGAGCAAGCTTTCAGGAGATCATCTTCACGCCTGCCGATCCCGCCGACCCGGCCAACGGCCTTATGACCCCGCGACAATTGCTGCAATTGGCGACGATCAACGGCGCCCGCGTGCTTGGTCTGGAAGAAAGGATCGGCAGTCTGACGCCAGGGAAACGGGCCGACGTGATCCTGATCCGAACCGACGATGGCAACATGCTGCCCGACCCGGACGTGAATATTGCTTTTCAGCTCGTTCAACACGCTCAGCCCGCCAATGTCGATACCGTGATCGTCGATGGGCGTATCCTGAAAAGCGCAGGAAGGCTGACCGGCATGGATCATCGCGCGCTCGCCAGACGGGCAGCCAAGGCACAGGCCTCCTTGCGGCATCGCGGCGCCATGCCTTTGCCGGACATGACGATCTGA
- a CDS encoding YciI family protein, which produces MAAMAAKTTWFGEAQAMATYMFHAMDRAGMGERRGELREAHRAHIRRADPNCRCVLGGPLRREDGKAMIGTLLIFEADDAASVQAFMAADPYCLAEIFESISILPWSIGLGVIEASP; this is translated from the coding sequence ATGGCCGCAATGGCGGCGAAAACGACCTGGTTTGGCGAGGCGCAGGCGATGGCGACATACATGTTTCATGCAATGGATCGGGCGGGAATGGGCGAGAGGCGCGGCGAATTGCGCGAAGCGCATCGTGCCCACATCCGGCGAGCCGACCCGAATTGTCGCTGTGTGCTCGGAGGGCCTCTTCGACGCGAGGACGGGAAAGCCATGATTGGCACGCTGTTGATTTTCGAAGCGGATGATGCCGCATCCGTCCAAGCCTTCATGGCTGCCGACCCCTATTGTCTGGCGGAGATTTTCGAGAGCATCTCCATCTTGCCTTGGTCGATCGGGCTCGGTGTGATCGAGGCTTCTCCATGA
- a CDS encoding helix-turn-helix transcriptional regulator, whose amino-acid sequence MRTGERSGLSATDTHGILLRPEHAILQSSDALEWQSFYASHQREAPYAGSFSANEHHLIIVHMNGPVRIRRELSGERREARIGTGGLFILPAHRDFAVALLAPLETVHLYVHRTLIDAAVQELCRDDGSLVEFLPRMGEHDPLLEQLARLACTMMKEQQSDLFADSVARLIAAQLVRHHAIARHVELPRITGLQPSQMARVRALVAEKMEAPLSVDDLAREANLSPIHFGRQFKRTTGRAPYQYIIEQRVERARELLRSDLSIAEIAVRCGFTHQEHLTRIFGRITGITPAAYRRSIR is encoded by the coding sequence ATGCGTACCGGAGAGCGAAGTGGCCTGTCGGCCACAGACACGCATGGAATTCTGCTGCGTCCCGAGCATGCGATCCTGCAATCAAGCGACGCGCTGGAGTGGCAGTCCTTTTATGCTTCACACCAGCGCGAGGCTCCCTATGCTGGCTCGTTCTCGGCGAATGAACACCATCTTATCATCGTTCATATGAATGGCCCCGTCCGCATCCGCCGCGAGCTGAGCGGCGAGCGGCGAGAGGCCCGCATCGGGACCGGCGGCCTGTTCATACTGCCCGCGCATCGCGACTTTGCCGTCGCTTTGCTGGCTCCGCTGGAAACGGTGCATCTTTATGTGCATCGCACGCTCATTGATGCCGCCGTGCAGGAGTTGTGCCGTGATGACGGGAGCCTCGTGGAGTTTCTCCCGCGCATGGGCGAACATGATCCGCTGCTTGAACAACTGGCCCGACTGGCCTGCACGATGATGAAGGAGCAGCAGTCCGACCTGTTCGCCGATAGCGTTGCGCGCCTCATCGCCGCCCAGCTTGTGCGGCACCACGCGATCGCGCGACATGTCGAGCTTCCGCGTATTACCGGGCTGCAACCGAGCCAGATGGCGCGCGTAAGGGCACTTGTCGCAGAAAAGATGGAGGCACCGCTCAGTGTCGACGATCTGGCGCGCGAGGCCAATCTCAGCCCCATCCATTTCGGCCGCCAGTTCAAGCGAACGACCGGCCGGGCCCCGTATCAGTACATCATCGAGCAACGCGTCGAGCGAGCTCGCGAATTGCTGCGCAGCGATCTGTCCATCGCGGAAATCGCGGTGCGCTGCGGTTTCACGCATCAGGAGCATCTGACCCGCATCTTCGGGCGGATTACCGGCATAACGCCCGCTGCCTATCGCCGATCCATCCGCTGA
- a CDS encoding TetR/AcrR family transcriptional regulator produces the protein MASDELKKSKRDIILDAAEALFAVHGFDGVSMRMIAERAPVGLGLLTHHFPAKDQLFVAVLERRADIINMARLAALDALDKPDMEALLTAFLQPYVDRIAMDDEGWRAYARLHAMMTQDARWTPVAAAIFGPVAEAMIARMQDVEPRLTHEMAVRGYVFLLGGMVSMFADTRLLDRLTDGRLSSADVSASFGPIVRFAAAGIRALGKQDGDSV, from the coding sequence GTGGCATCAGATGAGCTGAAGAAGAGCAAGCGCGACATTATCCTCGATGCGGCGGAGGCTTTGTTCGCCGTACACGGCTTCGACGGTGTGTCGATGCGGATGATTGCCGAGCGCGCGCCGGTGGGTCTGGGCCTGCTGACGCATCATTTTCCGGCCAAGGACCAGTTGTTCGTGGCGGTGCTGGAGCGGCGCGCCGATATCATCAACATGGCGCGCCTTGCCGCGCTCGATGCGTTGGACAAGCCGGACATGGAAGCCTTGCTCACGGCTTTTCTTCAACCTTATGTCGACCGGATCGCCATGGATGATGAAGGCTGGCGTGCCTATGCGCGCCTGCATGCCATGATGACGCAGGATGCGCGTTGGACGCCGGTGGCGGCGGCCATCTTCGGGCCGGTGGCCGAGGCAATGATTGCACGCATGCAGGACGTCGAGCCCCGTCTCACCCATGAAATGGCCGTGCGCGGCTACGTCTTTCTGCTGGGCGGTATGGTCAGCATGTTCGCCGACACGCGCCTGCTGGACCGCCTGACGGACGGCAGATTGTCCAGCGCCGATGTTTCAGCAAGTTTCGGCCCGATAGTCCGCTTCGCCGCAGCCGGCATCCGTGCGCTGGGAAAACAGGATGGCGATAGCGTTTAG
- a CDS encoding arylsulfatase: MTRIALIHALHASIEPINAAFAALWPEARLTNLLDDSLSRDLAEAGALTGEIVARFHTLSRYAAEAGAEGILFTCSAFGSAIDAVALDLAPMPVHKPNTAMINRAVAAAGEGRIALLASFAPTLPSMLPEFPEPDRVLPVFCEGALEALQRGDADRHDGIVAEAAARLPEDCTVVALAQFSLARAAAAVAPLAGRSVLTTPACAVEGMRAALFGQGERR, translated from the coding sequence ATGACCAGAATCGCCCTGATCCATGCGCTGCACGCCTCAATCGAGCCGATCAATGCCGCGTTTGCCGCCCTTTGGCCCGAGGCGCGGTTGACCAACCTGCTCGACGACAGCCTCTCGCGCGACCTTGCCGAGGCGGGCGCGCTGACCGGGGAAATCGTCGCGCGGTTTCACACTCTGAGCCGCTATGCCGCAGAGGCCGGGGCCGAGGGAATCCTGTTCACCTGCTCCGCCTTTGGCTCCGCCATCGATGCGGTCGCCCTCGATCTGGCGCCAATGCCGGTGCACAAGCCGAATACGGCGATGATCAACCGCGCCGTTGCGGCCGCAGGCGAGGGGCGAATAGCGCTGCTGGCGAGTTTCGCGCCCACCCTGCCATCCATGCTGCCGGAATTTCCCGAGCCTGATCGGGTGCTGCCGGTCTTTTGTGAGGGTGCTCTGGAGGCGCTGCAGCGGGGCGATGCTGATCGTCATGATGGGATTGTGGCCGAGGCGGCGGCGAGGCTGCCCGAGGATTGTACCGTCGTTGCTCTGGCGCAATTCAGCCTCGCCCGTGCCGCCGCTGCTGTCGCTCCTCTTGCGGGCCGATCGGTGCTGACCACGCCTGCTTGCGCGGTCGAGGGCATGCGGGCTGCACTTTTCGGCCAAGGAGAACGTCGATAA
- a CDS encoding alpha/beta fold hydrolase — MTLAVHIDGPASAPTLVFLHAIATSGELWRPQVEPLAQRFRVVRVDLPGHGASAPLPDGATFADYADAVADTLSAHGVERFSLIGMSFGAMVAMQVALRHAARVERLVLACCAARTPPPVAAMWHERMAAVTQDGIETQIETSLDRWFTPAFAAASPQTLDWVRAMIRGTPEEGFVAAAWIIATLDHSALLPTLTMPCLVLAGAADKAAPEEMMRDFAASIPAATFVALPAAHLANVEAPQAFTDAIERFVDE; from the coding sequence ATGACGCTTGCAGTCCATATCGACGGCCCCGCCTCGGCGCCGACGCTTGTCTTTCTTCACGCCATCGCCACTTCGGGCGAGCTTTGGCGCCCCCAGGTCGAGCCGCTGGCACAGCGTTTCCGCGTTGTGCGGGTCGATCTGCCGGGCCACGGTGCCAGCGCGCCGCTGCCGGATGGCGCGACGTTTGCCGATTATGCCGATGCGGTCGCGGACACGCTGTCAGCGCATGGGGTTGAGCGGTTCAGCCTGATCGGCATGTCCTTTGGCGCGATGGTGGCGATGCAGGTGGCGCTGCGCCATGCGGCGAGGGTCGAGCGATTGGTACTGGCCTGCTGCGCCGCGCGCACGCCCCCGCCCGTTGCCGCAATGTGGCATGAGCGGATGGCCGCCGTGACGCAGGACGGGATCGAAACCCAAATCGAGACCAGCCTTGATCGCTGGTTCACCCCGGCATTCGCCGCCGCTTCACCGCAGACGCTCGACTGGGTACGCGCCATGATAAGGGGGACGCCCGAGGAAGGGTTTGTTGCGGCGGCCTGGATCATCGCGACGCTGGACCACAGCGCGCTGCTGCCGACGCTGACGATGCCGTGTCTAGTGCTGGCCGGGGCAGCAGATAAGGCCGCGCCGGAGGAGATGATGCGGGACTTTGCGGCCAGCATTCCCGCCGCGACCTTCGTCGCGCTACCGGCGGCGCATCTGGCCAATGTGGAGGCGCCCCAAGCCTTCACCGACGCCATTGAACGTTTCGTGGACGAGTGA
- a CDS encoding 2,3-dihydroxyphenylpropionate 1,2-dioxygenase, translating into MADITGVYAVSHTPVMTNMPDAPASERRDAAFAQFTRVGKEIAATQPDALVLISDDHLHNFFLNNLPSFCIGLARSYPSPVEGWLKIPKQDLPGDAGLAAHLLQSVMRAGFDPALSMELTLDHGMITPLDLAGIAGAIPVVPILVNTVQPPMPAMRRCVAFGRALGQAIRTYAGAARVAVLATGGLSHDVGTPRMGQLNEAFDRGFLYHLEAGGLDAAADFAEATVNTAGNGAEEVRNWLVAQGIAEGAPFNTYHYDGITDWYTGIGLGRWSMTA; encoded by the coding sequence ATGGCTGATATTACCGGCGTCTATGCCGTGAGCCACACCCCCGTCATGACCAACATGCCCGATGCGCCCGCATCCGAGCGGCGCGACGCGGCATTTGCGCAATTCACGCGGGTTGGCAAGGAGATCGCGGCGACGCAGCCCGACGCGCTGGTCCTGATTTCCGACGATCACCTCCATAATTTCTTCCTCAATAACCTGCCGTCTTTCTGCATTGGCCTCGCGCGATCCTATCCCAGCCCGGTGGAGGGCTGGTTGAAGATCCCGAAGCAGGATCTGCCGGGGGATGCCGGGCTCGCGGCGCATCTGCTCCAGTCGGTGATGCGCGCGGGTTTCGATCCGGCGCTGTCGATGGAACTGACGCTCGACCATGGCATGATAACGCCGCTTGATCTGGCGGGCATTGCGGGCGCCATTCCGGTGGTGCCGATCCTGGTCAACACGGTGCAGCCGCCGATGCCCGCCATGCGGCGCTGCGTTGCGTTCGGGCGGGCGCTGGGGCAGGCGATACGGACATATGCCGGCGCGGCGCGCGTGGCTGTGCTCGCCACCGGCGGGCTGAGCCACGATGTCGGCACGCCGCGCATGGGGCAACTCAACGAGGCATTTGATCGCGGCTTTCTTTATCATCTGGAAGCGGGCGGGCTGGATGCGGCGGCCGACTTTGCCGAAGCGACGGTCAACACGGCGGGCAACGGCGCGGAAGAAGTGCGCAACTGGCTGGTGGCCCAAGGCATTGCCGAAGGCGCGCCGTTCAACACCTATCATTATGACGGCATCACCGACTGGTACACCGGGATCGGTCTGGGCCGCTGGAGCATGACAGCATGA
- a CDS encoding alpha/beta hydrolase family protein: MFDKEPQLPPATPDTGRPRTLDEAKAWMLDRTGKAIHPMNNLDADDTAAVLATLQGLDPVNWAAAWRAAGEEAWLRAETETDPARRRKEYLRAHGFFFLGRFPCPNHPDKLACAERERDAYLAAGALMSPPIHRVAVPFAGHADEGDQVVFYYRRPEGVARPRVVVMWGGVDAWKEQMTAACDLLLARGIATIAMDGPGTGESPVKGTADAERQFLPVFDWAAAQPDLDGAKVGLLGRSFGGYWATKLAHVVPDRVAGAVNWGGGVHFMFQREWIERSRHPDSYLMELVETRMRMLGVDSWEGYVQGFARLSLLDQGLLDRPSAPLLLVNGRGDSQCPVADIDLLVGHGIPKAVRMFPGGHMGITPQTLPTIVDWLAGAVGEGAPA, encoded by the coding sequence ATGTTCGACAAGGAACCCCAATTGCCGCCCGCCACCCCGGACACGGGTCGGCCACGCACTCTGGACGAGGCCAAGGCGTGGATGCTCGATCGGACGGGCAAGGCGATCCACCCGATGAACAATCTGGACGCCGACGATACCGCCGCCGTGCTGGCGACGCTGCAGGGCCTCGATCCCGTCAATTGGGCGGCGGCGTGGCGGGCCGCTGGCGAGGAGGCGTGGCTGCGTGCCGAGACGGAAACCGATCCGGCGCGGCGGCGCAAGGAATATCTGCGTGCGCACGGGTTCTTTTTCCTCGGGCGCTTCCCATGCCCCAACCATCCCGACAAGCTCGCCTGCGCCGAGCGTGAGCGGGACGCTTATCTGGCCGCAGGCGCGCTGATGTCGCCGCCCATCCATCGCGTGGCGGTGCCCTTTGCCGGTCACGCGGACGAGGGCGACCAAGTCGTCTTCTACTATCGCCGCCCGGAAGGCGTCGCGCGGCCCCGTGTCGTGGTGATGTGGGGCGGGGTGGATGCGTGGAAGGAGCAGATGACTGCGGCATGCGACCTGCTGCTTGCCCGCGGCATCGCCACCATCGCGATGGATGGCCCCGGCACCGGCGAGTCGCCGGTCAAGGGCACGGCGGATGCCGAACGCCAGTTCTTGCCTGTGTTTGACTGGGCGGCGGCGCAGCCGGATCTGGACGGCGCTAAGGTCGGTCTGCTCGGCCGTTCTTTCGGGGGCTATTGGGCGACCAAGCTTGCCCATGTCGTGCCTGACCGCGTTGCCGGTGCGGTGAACTGGGGCGGAGGCGTGCATTTCATGTTCCAGCGCGAATGGATCGAGCGCTCGCGCCACCCTGACAGCTATCTGATGGAGTTGGTCGAGACGCGGATGCGGATGCTCGGCGTCGACAGTTGGGAGGGCTATGTTCAGGGTTTCGCCCGGCTCTCGCTGCTCGATCAGGGGCTGCTGGATCGCCCCTCGGCGCCGCTGCTGCTGGTCAACGGGCGGGGCGACAGCCAGTGCCCGGTGGCCGACATTGATCTTCTCGTCGGCCATGGCATACCCAAGGCGGTGCGCATGTTCCCCGGCGGCCACATGGGGATCACGCCGCAGACGCTGCCGACGATTGTCGACTGGCTTGCAGGCGCCGTGGGCGAAGGCGCACCGGCATGA
- a CDS encoding FAD-dependent oxidoreductase: MTAVRSALIVGGGIGGMASALVLRGLGVAVDLIDLDPAWRVYGAGITITSPTMRAFAQLGILDEVLRDGFSGSGIKVCTVEGEQIGEVPDPAGMPGSGGIMRPTLHRILSERTRASGAHVRLGLTIDALHQRDDGVDVVFSDGGTGRYDLVLGADGVFSRTRGLILPDAPRPEYTGQTIWRLFADRPPEIDRRHFFLGGPVKVGISPVSRDSLYMFLLETCPRRRAVPDEELYLGLRDLLDGYGGPLRTLREGLSPQSPIVMRPLEAFLLPSPWHVGRVLLIGDAAHPTTPHLASGAGMAVEDAVVLGEELARGGSVAEVLARFAERRTARCQLVVRNSMEIGRLERAGAPPAEQTRLVSEALAVLAQPV; the protein is encoded by the coding sequence ATGACCGCAGTCCGTTCGGCGCTGATCGTGGGCGGCGGAATCGGTGGCATGGCGTCCGCGCTGGTGCTGCGGGGTTTGGGCGTGGCCGTCGATCTTATCGACCTTGATCCGGCGTGGCGCGTTTATGGTGCGGGCATTACCATCACCAGCCCGACGATGCGTGCTTTTGCGCAACTGGGCATTCTGGACGAAGTTCTGCGCGACGGTTTTTCAGGGAGCGGCATCAAGGTCTGCACGGTCGAGGGCGAACAGATCGGCGAAGTGCCCGATCCCGCAGGCATGCCCGGCAGCGGCGGAATCATGCGGCCGACGCTGCACCGCATCCTTTCTGAAAGGACCCGCGCATCGGGCGCTCATGTGCGGCTTGGGCTGACCATTGATGCGCTGCATCAGCGCGATGATGGCGTCGATGTCGTGTTCAGCGATGGAGGCACCGGACGCTATGACCTGGTTCTGGGCGCCGACGGCGTGTTCTCCCGCACCCGCGGCCTGATCCTGCCGGATGCGCCCAGGCCTGAATATACCGGGCAGACGATCTGGCGCCTGTTCGCCGATCGCCCGCCCGAGATCGACCGCCGCCACTTCTTTCTGGGCGGCCCGGTCAAAGTGGGGATCTCGCCCGTATCGCGTGACAGCCTGTACATGTTCCTGCTTGAGACGTGCCCGCGCCGTCGGGCGGTTCCCGACGAGGAACTGTATCTTGGCCTGCGCGACCTGCTGGACGGCTATGGCGGGCCGCTGCGTACTCTGCGCGAGGGCCTCTCGCCGCAGTCCCCGATCGTGATGCGCCCCTTGGAGGCGTTTCTGCTGCCCTCGCCCTGGCATGTCGGCCGTGTTCTGTTGATCGGCGATGCCGCACACCCGACCACTCCGCACCTGGCTTCGGGCGCGGGCATGGCGGTGGAGGATGCGGTGGTGCTGGGTGAGGAACTGGCGCGCGGCGGAAGCGTCGCCGAAGTGCTCGCCCGCTTTGCCGAGCGGCGCACGGCGCGCTGCCAGTTGGTCGTCCGCAATTCGATGGAGATCGGCCGACTCGAGCGCGCTGGCGCGCCGCCCGCCGAGCAGACACGCTTGGTCAGCGAGGCGCTCGCCGTGCTCGCCCAACCCGTTTGA
- a CDS encoding hydroxyquinol 1,2-dioxygenase, translated as MVDVITRFGSLDDFAKGGVEIINDDPRNYVFSNVFEVAKTSAPYERVAVGVNFEYVIEAARAEGTSPWFTCAHDEFVLCMDGEVEVHLIKLAQPDKYVDPEHEGAVALPDAMPDGRKMGRLVLGRGHQGLLPVGAAYRFQAEKPTVILVQTILGDVTVQKWAAICQTAA; from the coding sequence ATGGTAGACGTCATCACACGCTTCGGTTCTTTGGATGATTTTGCAAAAGGCGGCGTGGAGATCATCAACGACGATCCGCGTAACTATGTGTTCTCGAATGTCTTCGAGGTTGCGAAAACAAGCGCGCCCTATGAACGCGTCGCGGTTGGCGTCAACTTCGAATATGTGATCGAAGCCGCGCGGGCAGAGGGTACTTCGCCCTGGTTCACTTGCGCGCACGACGAGTTCGTCCTGTGCATGGACGGTGAAGTCGAGGTGCACCTCATCAAACTGGCTCAACCCGACAAATATGTGGACCCCGAACATGAGGGCGCGGTGGCCCTGCCCGATGCCATGCCCGACGGCCGCAAGATGGGGCGCCTCGTGCTCGGCCGCGGCCATCAGGGGCTGCTGCCGGTGGGTGCCGCCTATCGCTTCCAAGCCGAGAAGCCCACCGTCATCCTGGTTCAGACGATCCTTGGCGACGTAACCGTCCAGAAATGGGCGGCGATTTGCCAGACTGCGGCCTGA
- a CDS encoding hydroxyquinol 1,2-dioxygenase: protein MAMSQSLDAESASVTSTASTDTETLEISNQTGFRAFRAGGFHFQRDEYFAHLSWPGGTHIIPIDVFLRAMMRDVAWGFFYGVVNFDAVFGTINHYGEVTMFAGRFNDAYRSAGRDYSERFQSAALMATFKELLSDWTVEGYDPFAAPMETGVPWGVKNGANDAAITRQRVTAHRMVGLPGDTPLRTDAAGFPVNRQFADVPQDQPLVEAEPGFEHEVSAYNLFGYLSRSDVTWNPSVCSVVGDSLFCPTSEEFILPVEHGNDRCEWFLQLSDEITWDVKDKETGKPRARVLARAGDICCMPADIRHQGYSTKRSMLLVWENGSSKIPQMIAEGTAPVTPVQF from the coding sequence ATGGCCATGTCGCAATCGCTCGACGCAGAATCCGCGTCCGTCACCAGTACCGCCAGCACCGACACCGAGACGCTGGAGATCAGCAACCAGACCGGCTTCCGCGCCTTTCGCGCCGGTGGTTTCCACTTCCAGCGCGACGAATATTTCGCGCATCTCTCTTGGCCCGGCGGCACCCATATTATTCCGATCGACGTGTTTTTGCGCGCCATGATGCGCGATGTCGCATGGGGGTTTTTCTACGGCGTGGTGAACTTTGACGCCGTGTTCGGCACGATCAACCATTACGGCGAAGTCACCATGTTCGCCGGCCGTTTCAACGATGCCTATCGCAGCGCAGGCCGCGACTACTCGGAGCGCTTCCAGTCCGCCGCGCTGATGGCGACGTTCAAGGAACTGCTCTCGGACTGGACGGTGGAAGGCTACGATCCCTTTGCCGCGCCGATGGAGACCGGCGTGCCATGGGGCGTGAAGAACGGCGCCAATGATGCCGCGATCACCCGCCAGCGCGTAACCGCGCACCGTATGGTCGGCCTGCCGGGCGACACGCCTTTGCGCACGGATGCTGCGGGCTTTCCGGTCAACCGCCAGTTCGCCGACGTGCCCCAGGACCAGCCGCTGGTCGAGGCCGAGCCCGGCTTCGAGCATGAGGTAAGCGCCTATAATCTGTTCGGCTATCTTTCGCGCTCAGATGTGACATGGAACCCCAGCGTATGTTCGGTGGTGGGCGACAGCCTGTTCTGCCCGACATCCGAGGAATTCATCCTGCCGGTCGAGCATGGCAACGATCGCTGCGAATGGTTCCTTCAGCTCTCCGACGAGATCACCTGGGATGTGAAGGACAAGGAAACCGGTAAGCCGCGCGCGCGCGTGCTCGCCCGCGCGGGCGACATCTGCTGCATGCCCGCCGATATCCGCCATCAGGGCTATTCGACCAAGCGTTCGATGCTGCTCGTCTGGGAGAACGGCTCGTCCAAGATCCCGCAGATGATCGCCGAGGGCACCGCCCCCGTCACCCCGGTGCAGTTCTGA